A stretch of Deinococcus cellulosilyticus NBRC 106333 = KACC 11606 DNA encodes these proteins:
- a CDS encoding terminase small subunit: MAKRKPKTETDPGTETGALSFAKALSKLLPQQRLWVQYYLQTFSKTEAAVLAGYGDPENPKHRNCCKSEGHRTSKIPAVKAAVEAGFREMHMSPAEIIARLEAQASADPAELYFPVEYEVDVFEDVSLHVQLDYLRKKLAIAEDLRDRFQDRAPMLYNENKEKALRLEQQIAEVELTLEQDPKATFSMKTGTRKEIRWEFDIIKAREAGLSHLVQEISYDQRGQPKLKLADKVKSQELLGKYHKLWAERMEHEGGLTITLKKETVGEPLD, encoded by the coding sequence GTGGCAAAACGGAAACCCAAAACTGAAACCGATCCGGGCACCGAAACAGGTGCCCTTTCTTTTGCCAAAGCCCTATCCAAACTTTTGCCCCAGCAGCGGCTCTGGGTGCAGTACTACCTGCAGACCTTCAGCAAGACCGAGGCCGCAGTGCTGGCCGGTTACGGTGACCCGGAGAATCCGAAGCACCGGAACTGCTGCAAGTCAGAGGGTCACCGCACCAGCAAGATCCCTGCCGTGAAGGCCGCAGTTGAGGCCGGGTTCAGGGAAATGCACATGAGCCCAGCGGAAATCATCGCACGGCTCGAAGCCCAGGCCTCTGCCGACCCAGCCGAGCTTTACTTCCCTGTCGAGTATGAGGTGGATGTTTTTGAGGATGTCTCTTTGCATGTGCAACTTGACTACCTCCGCAAGAAGCTGGCCATTGCCGAGGACCTGCGGGACCGTTTTCAGGACCGTGCGCCCATGCTGTACAACGAGAACAAAGAGAAGGCCCTCAGGCTTGAGCAGCAGATCGCTGAAGTCGAACTCACCCTGGAGCAGGACCCGAAAGCCACCTTCAGCATGAAGACCGGCACCCGCAAGGAAATCCGCTGGGAGTTCGACATCATCAAGGCACGAGAAGCGGGCCTTTCCCACCTCGTGCAGGAAATCTCCTACGACCAGCGGGGTCAGCCGAAACTCAAACTTGCCGACAAAGTCAAGAGCCAGGAGTTGCTCGGCAAGTACCACAAGCTCTGGGCTGAGCGCATGGAGCACGAGGGTGGCTTGACCATCACCTTGAAGAAAGAAACGGTGGGTGAGCCGCTTGACTAA